Proteins found in one Pontibacter sp. SGAir0037 genomic segment:
- a CDS encoding glycosyltransferase yields MKKVLIVAPYPLGCAPSQRFRFEQYLPDMEAAGLAYKFQPFWSRKAWLMLYRKGYLGQKLFFLLLGFTKRLWLLTQLPGFYYVLIHREATPVGPPWFEWVAAKLFRKKVIFDFDDAIWLPYTSAENKVASRLKWSSKTNQLCKWSYKVSCGNSYLQAYALQVNRRSVVLPTTIDMNYHRKPERQKNARTVIGWTGSHSTLPYLNMLEPVLQRLEQNYKFDFVVIADKAPVLDLKSLVYLVWQKDTEIQDLSRFDIGVMPLPDTEWAKGKCAFKALQYMALGIPAVVSAVGENQIAVPNGVAGYTCATLEEWYRALEKLLLQETLRARLGKAGREWVQENYSKQVYLNHFLRLFFC; encoded by the coding sequence ATGAAGAAGGTTCTGATTGTAGCTCCCTATCCTCTTGGTTGTGCTCCCTCGCAACGCTTTCGTTTCGAGCAGTATTTGCCTGATATGGAGGCTGCTGGACTGGCTTATAAGTTTCAGCCGTTCTGGAGCAGGAAGGCCTGGCTTATGCTCTACCGGAAAGGGTATCTGGGGCAGAAATTGTTTTTTTTGCTGCTAGGTTTTACGAAAAGGCTATGGCTGCTAACTCAGTTGCCTGGTTTTTATTATGTGCTTATTCATCGTGAAGCCACTCCTGTTGGGCCGCCATGGTTTGAGTGGGTAGCAGCTAAACTATTCAGGAAAAAAGTTATTTTCGATTTTGATGATGCTATCTGGTTACCTTATACCTCAGCAGAAAATAAAGTTGCCTCTAGGTTAAAATGGTCTTCCAAAACTAATCAGCTATGCAAGTGGAGCTACAAAGTCAGTTGCGGGAACAGTTATTTGCAGGCTTATGCGCTTCAGGTTAACAGGCGATCGGTGGTCTTGCCAACTACCATCGATATGAATTACCACCGTAAACCAGAGCGGCAGAAGAATGCTAGAACGGTTATCGGCTGGACAGGCTCACACTCTACCCTTCCGTATTTAAATATGCTGGAGCCGGTGCTTCAGCGCTTAGAGCAAAATTATAAGTTCGACTTTGTTGTAATTGCTGACAAAGCACCTGTACTTGATTTAAAATCGCTGGTTTACCTGGTATGGCAAAAAGACACCGAAATTCAGGATCTTTCGAGGTTTGATATAGGTGTAATGCCTTTGCCTGACACAGAGTGGGCTAAGGGGAAGTGTGCTTTCAAAGCACTGCAATACATGGCGTTGGGTATACCGGCAGTGGTATCGGCGGTGGGAGAGAACCAAATTGCTGTGCCAAACGGAGTAGCAGGTTATACCTGTGCTACCTTGGAAGAATGGTATAGGGCATTAGAGAAGCTCCTGCTGCAGGAAACTCTACGTGCCCGGTTAGGAAAAGCGGGCCGGGAGTGGGTACAGGAAAACTATTCGAAACAAGTTTACCTGAATCATTTCCTCCGCCTGTTTTTTTGTTGA